Within Plasmodium reichenowi strain SY57 chromosome 3, whole genome shotgun sequence, the genomic segment tggactataaaaatgttattttattttcttatatttatgcACATTTTTAAgatgtataaatatttcaaccaagacaaaaaaaaaaaaaaaaaaaaaaaaaaattaattataaaaaaaaaaaaaaaaaaaaaatataaaaaaaaaaaaaaataaaaaaaaattaaaaaaaaaaaaaatttttttttaaattaaaaaNNNNNNNNNNNNNNNNNNNNNNNNNNNNNNNNNNNNNNNNNNNNNNNNNNNNNNNNNNNNNNNNNNNNNNNNNNNNNNNNNNNNNNNNNNNNNNNNNNNNNNNNNNNNNNNNNNNNNNNNNNNNNNNNNNNNNNNNNNNNNNNNNNNNNNNNNNNNNNNNNNNNNNNNNNNNNNNNNNNNNNNNNNNNNNNNNNNNNNNNNNNNNNNNNNNNNtttttttatttttttttttttttttaaaaaaaaattaaaaaaaaaaatttttttttttttgaataaaaaaaatttttttttttttttttatttttataaatatttttaaaatttataaatatttaaacaaaaaaaaaaaaaaaaaaaaaaaaaaaaaaaaattaattataataaaatgataataaaataattatgctaaaaaataataataaaataaacttctagaaaataataacttattatttatatgtacaaaataataacttattatttatatgtacaaaataataacttattatttatgtgtagaaaataataacgtattatttatatgtacaaaataataacatattatttatatgtacaaaataataacatattatttatatgtacaaaataataacatattatttatctgtagaaaataataacatattatttatctgtagaaaataataacataataatcatacttagaaataatgatatgataattatgtaCTAAATAATACTACTatcttatttatataaaaaaaataaaaataaaataaaaaaaaaattatctatttatatatttaatctatatatatgtatatatatatatatatatatatatatatttatatatattgtcaaataaaataaattgacgcgattaaaaaaataaaaatagttACTTCgatgtataataaaatgtattttcttaatgataaaaaaaattaatactTATTTTATGGAAGGATTagaaatttattatttatttctgaaaaaaaaaaaaaaaaaaaattattctgaaaataaaaaaattcgtataatttttttttttttacttcTTATAACTATTTCGAAGATCTATTTTACAAAGTGGACACGTGGTATTTTTGCTTATCCATTTAAGAATACATTCCTTATGAAAATTATGTGTACATGGTAAAAATATCACATTATCATTATGCTGATAATTTTCACAACAAATacaacatttttttaaattagAATGTTCTGATTTTTCCTTATCATAATTAACACATGAAAAATTATGTCCTTCTCTAAAAAAGAACAAGGGATTATTCATACCGTTATTTTGGTTTGAATTAATATTTCCTTGTGTTGAATTTTCAGGGTTATCATGACGGTATGATTGTAGTGATAAGGCAAAATAACATCTTGAAGTAGATGGTACACTAATAACGATCGTGTCTTGATTTCCATTTCTTACAACTCGATGTGTAACGACTCCAGGCATAGCATTATCAGAAgaatttataataacattaGTATTTATATCTCCATAAGTATCACTATCTCCGTTAGTATCACTATCTCTATTGGTATCACTATCTCTATTGGTATCACTATCTCTATTAGCATTACCATCTCTGTTGGTATTACCATCCCTGTTAGCATTACCATCTCTGTTGGTATTACCATCTCTATTAGCATTACCATCTCTGTTAGCATTACCATCTCTGTTAGCATTACCATCTTTGTTGGTATTACCATCTCTGTTGGCATTACCATCTCTGTTGGCATTACCATCTCTGTTGGCATTACCATCTCTGTTGGTATTACCATCTCTGTTGGTATTACCATCTCTGTTGGCATTACCATCTCTGTTGGCATTACCATCTCTGTTGGCATTACCATCTCTGTTGGTATTACCATCTCTGTTGGCATTACCATCTctattattactactactagtagtaattatattgttatttcCACCTGAATAATTTTGTCCATTAGAAGTTCTATatctattattatcataagCGTTTGAATTATGACCTACATTAACATTTCTCATTCTTGTTTGAAGTGGGTTCATTACAATATATTGATCATCACAATATGGACCGTGTCTAATAATTTGTATTGGACCCTTGTCACGATACATATGGCGAATTAAAGAATTAATTTCATCATAACTGGGACttcttatataatttctacccactaatatattattaccatAAGATTCGTAAATGTTATTGttatttctattattattactactaaTGTTTCTGTTcgtattattattattattattgttgttattgttgttattgCTATTGTTGGTGTTATTGTTGGTGTTGTTGGTGTTATTGTTGCTGTTGTTGGTGTTGTTGGTGTTATTGTTGGTGTTGTTGGTGTTATTGTTGGTGTTGTTGGTGTTATTGTTGGTGTTATTGTTGCTGTTGTTGGTGTTATTGTTGGTGTTGTTGCTGTTATTGTTGGTGTTGTTGCTGTTATTGTTGGTGTTGTTGCTGTTATTGTTGGTGTTGTTGGTGTTATTGTTGCTGTTGTTGCTGTTGTTGCTGTTATTGTTGGTGTTATTGTTGCTGTTGTTGCTGTTGTTGCTGCTGTTGTTGCTGCcgttgttgttattattgttatcatCATTGTCATCCTccttcttattattatgatcatcatttttatttttatcctcatcttcatttttattttcattctcattttcattatccTTGCCATTCTTCTGGGAAACTTCATTTTTGctactattatttatactactactattatcattattattattattattattatttgtattagTTAATATTTCAAGGCGATTATCCATACGTGAAGTGtttctatttatatttgtttgAGTGGTTTGTTCATTTTTCGATAACTTATTGATACTCTGGTCAGTATTCAAATGGAAACCTCGTAAGTTATCCCTTTTCATTAAAGAAACATATGGTGCTATTGGAACATTAACATTTGTTGGCACCTTAAAAGATTTAAATTCTGtatttctattattatattcttctGGTTTTATTctcattatattatttacagaattaatttcattattGCAAGGGTTTAATTTTGTACCAGGTATGCTTTTCccattaaaaatatttacgTTATCATTATTGCGTTTATTATTCTTGTCATCACTATGACTATTAGTAACATTATTGTTCTTATCCTTAGAGATGTTACTACTTGAATTAATGCTAATCATGTTAgtgtttttattattaattcttTGTACCTCATGACgattcatatttttaaaactctcagtacttttattatcatatagTTTTTGTTCTAAAATCATGTTGTTCTTTCTATTTGCATTAAACGAATgattgtttatattatttaatattccagaattcatattattatttcccATATTCGCATTAGCTGTATCTGTATAATAGTTTCCATTTGTGTTGGTAGgtctatatataaattcaCCTGttcttctatatttttcatgTATTTCACGTATAAACTTATCATATTCAATATACATTTCCCTTCTAATGTATTGTAAACGTTCTAATCtacttttataaaaattctcaagtatgttataatatgaaGTTCTATTCATTCTTATGCTTCTTTCGTATATCCTTGATGTGTTTCTGTCATGTAAATTGGATGTCATATAATCTCTTATGGTAAATACGTTCTTATTGTTAAATGGTATTCCGAAATAATTAATAGGTGAATTATCatcaatataatatcttGATTGTTGtgttattttttctttatttgCGTTCACccttttttcttctttttctttattatcatgatcattattatttgcTTCATTTTTTGGTGATTTACTAATTTCCATGTCTTCCTTGGAATTTTCAGTACCTGGTAAATTAATTTCTTCAGAATTTCTCTTCTCATTAACATTACTAGATTCCTTTATTTCTGTAGTTTCATTTCCATTACTTAGAGAAGTATTGTATCCGCACGTATCAATTTTAGAATTGCCGTTATAAAACATGTTCCCTTGTTCTATGTTTTCCCTTTCGAAATTATCACGGACGTTATCATAACTATTAGTACCTTTTGTGTTATCATCATTAGTAGTGTTACTAATGTTCAAATTCGTGTTGTTATCGTCCTCCTTAGGCTTCTGTGCGATCTTGTTCTTTTGCCTTTCATCATTAATATTCCTATATAATTCATTCAAACTATCATATGCACCATTAGAAGAACTAGATAAAGAAGAATTCGTGatatttatgttttcttttttttcatatctATCAACATCACAATTCgaattatattcttttttacaGCAATCAACATTTGCgttatttcttttttcattagaaaaatatttttcacGCATAGTTTTACTATCCAAATTATGAGCAAATATATGATCACTCCAGATATTTAAGTCTACAGTTTCTCCACATACATAACAAGTTACAGATGTTAATTCGTTTTTCTGTTTAGAATAACTTGTACTTCTGTTAGACCTTAAAACATCATTTGTAACTGCATTCGCTATAGTCTCTACATTATTTGAATCTTCCATGGAATGTTCTGTATGAGTGCTCTCCgaaaaaaaatgttgtTCCACAGAATTTTCCTCATATTCTTTGAAAAAACTGGAAAGAGTGGATGTTGAGAAGCTTCTATTTTCGTTATGTTCATTCTCATTACTTATATCATGAAACTCTTGAATTTGCTTTAGTTCCTTGTCTTCTTCATTAGATGCATTCTGTCTTTCTTCTGAACTTTTCAAAGGAACATTTTCTTGGtcattttttgaaataGCAATTTCTTGGCCATTATTTGAAATGGTATTTTCTTCTGTAACTGCAATATTACTTTCATTGTTCTCTTCTTTTGCATGCGTTTGCTCTTTAGCAACAACTCGTGTTTCTTGGGCCTcagtttttttttctttttctacTTTATGAACCATATGTAATAAActactttttttttttttttttttaataaattatatttatactaataaaatatatataatatatatgagtATGCAGTGCctaacatatatatatgtagtATTACGTACTTTTCTCAAGTAAACTTATagaaataagaaaaatgtaataaataaataaataaataaataaataaataaatatatatatatatatatatatatattatcttaatgtgctatatatatatttatatatatatatatacatatactttttaataaaaatatatgaaaataggaaaataaattaaggaaaaaaatcaaaatcAAAGAATACTTCATGaaatatcatttattagatataaaagaattatgTCTATGTATCTTTACAACATACACTTtttaatgtattatatatatatatatatatatatagacaCCTACGTGTgtgtaaataataaataaaaaaaactaaTAATCAGATTTTTAATGtattgtataaataaaaaaaactaaTAATCAGATCTTTAATgtattgtatatataaaaaaaaaaagaaaagttacattaaattaatactgttttttttttttttttttttaaatgtttattatatatattatgatatatatatctatatacttatattaaatatatttcatgTTATATgaatgtattttttttattttcaagTTCAATGTTTGTTGACAAAAAACATTCATATAAACAGATATGAATCCATTTTTCTTAAacatgaaaataaataatataaagttataaaaaaatattttatactataaatatatttttttttttttttgaaataaaaatattattttatttttatttttatttttatatttatatttatatttatatatatatatatataaaaaaaaaaaaaaattaaactATAAAATACcatgtaataaaaataaaataaattgttttaaattattagattcttaattattatatataaatgtagATACATATGGTATACacatacatttatatatacatatatatatttttatgcACATAAcaatgatttatatatgtttttttaagttataaaaatacTAGGTACTCACTATTTTTTTAgttaaatattataaatatatgaacttttatatatactcATTATAAgcattatatttttgaaatataaaaaaactTTATGTTatcttataaatattttttatactattatttatttgtacaattcattttatgaatattaaaCGTTTGTCTATATATGTGGTATTTTGAAATAAGAAGtcttataaaatatatattctaagatatttttatttcaagGAAAATACTAATTTTTTTACTGTTTTACTTGTTCTACAATACTaaagaaatgaaaataaaataatataaaatttttttcatgaaaaaagaaattaaaaataattatattttttttttttttttttttccaaagaaataaaaaatatattttatacatatatcaCATTGCAcgtattttttttatttacctttttatttgtatattttttttttgtattaaaaaaaaataacaaatgATTAATTTTGCAAAGCAATctagttttttttttttttttttttttttttttttttttttttttttttttttttatttttttttttatattttatttttttttttttttttttaaaattaaaaaaaaaaaaaaaaaaaaaaaaaaaaatNNNNNNNNNNNNNNNNNNNNNNNNNNNNNNNNNNNNNNNNNNNNNNNNNNNNNNNNNNNNNNNNNNNNNNNNNNNNNNNNNNNNNNNNNNNNNNNNNNNNAATTTTacaaaatgtatattacatttattattaaggAATACTAGAGAATgtgcaaaaaaaaaaaaattactattttataaaaattaaagtTTCTTCTACATATGATTAATGTTAAGTATTAAGTATttcaattatatatatatatatacaatgataatatatttatattcatctATAAGAAATAgtatattttcatatgtaGATACAAAAAgtttaatttatatattttccatGAAATTGATAAAATGTTATATGTATCATATACAATTGAAGAAATACGTACATAAAGAAAAActagttttttttttttttttttttttttttttttattattattattccttaatattttaatcaattttatatatttcaaaagACTGAActaatttattttcatatataataatccatgtaaattataaaaaattatatcaAAATATCAATTTGCATATATAGTAGGATTTCCTTTTGTGCgcaatataaaaagaaaatatatttttacagattttttcattatactgaatatttttaaaattagTATAAACAATTCATTCCttcataaaatatgtacattttttatagaaaaaatttaaaataaaatatgaatgttaatatcataatatatatatatatatatatatatattgatattaatgataggtatataaaaaacaattaaatccttttatagaaaaaaaaaataaaatattttcataaaaaataagatacatattttcaaaattaatacgaattataaaaactatttatatttatgtataagAAATTGTTTTAGACATAAGAAatctttttgttttaaagaaaataatatataagaactttgttattataattaattgCAATTACTAtaaaactttttttttgttgaatctataaagataaaaaataaatgaaatttgtattatatattcatatgtaatttaatatctattaataaataaatatattctaGTTTTCAattcttatattatatatatatttgtatttgGCATACGTGTGTAATTTGTCttaaatgtaaataattataagtTTTCATTGTGTTTTCAAATAACACCTTTTTTTCGtattaattattaacatATGTTATTACATCTACTTGTTTTCcatttcatttatatataattttatttatttttgaagaaaaaaaaataatattttttccttctttTTAGAATcttaatgaaaaaagagaaaatatttttcttatgaATAACCAATTTATTATAGATGAATATGCTATATTCACCTTATACTTCTAATGGTAAAGACCATTtgaaatttttaatatgaaaacttttaaaatataaaaaaaataaaacttCCATAATTTAACACAAAAGATAGtgttttttataaatatatttaaagaatttGTGTTATTCCTTAATAAtctatatcattattatataatttgcttatttaaattttcttacaattaatatattatatttaagaaGCATAgttctatattattagtttcattttataaaataattgaTAAAAACctattatattatacttcattaaaatatagaaatattatatgataaattatatgatgGGTTTAGaaagaaatgaaaatacAAAAGCTAATTctaattaaaaataattattttttattttataattacaagtctatttttatataaataaaatttatagaAAATTCTTCTCTAGAATTATGggatatgtatatatatatatatatatatttatgcatatataaatatagaatGTATATACACTATTAAAttcaataaaatatatgatatactaataaaatttgacaaaaaaaaaaaaaaaaaaatagaattATTTTCCCTTTAATTTCCTGTTaagaatatttattgtGAAATTGAATCATAACGTCTAGAATTTATTTTCTGAATTTCaatttcatttatttcaaaaaatataatttaggaaacataaaataactataaatatatttttaataaatcttTAAAACGaatcataaaatataaataaatatatacaatagtgtatttcaatatttttttttttattatttaatccgttcattcttcttttatcttattagaacaaaagaaatatatgattaatgttaataaatagataaaaaaaaaggtatGAAACTctttaataaatgaaataatgcttcaacatttaaaaaatgttttaagatcactttcatatattattatatatattgttcttttatttatatattatatgaatgctcatttttattatgtactatttataatttctataattttcattataacgaatatataattaatagttgtatcaaaaaaatacatagtttatatttgattaacattttttaatactatatattttataataataccaCTTAGATTCTTCTTATTTGGATTTTtccaaataaaaaataacaaaaatattcaaaatgaatataatatttcataattaatacatatataatatttaaagaaatacACAAATTAAGTTAATCATATAATCATTAATGcattaatttaataatataaaaagataaatggaagtttttcttttcaatataaatatattatattatatatatatttatattttagaAATTCTTAAATAggaataatattatgtgaaatttttttattataaatgaGGATACGAAGGTTATAATGTTTAATATGAGATATATAGAAGTTAgacaatataaaaacaaaaaaaaattctaaatttattatttatattttcaaattttaatttttatcttatatatatggtaaatataaccatatatatttccttaGGCATAATACACAATTTGAAGAATTcgtttatttttttaagtttatttgttttattaaataaagtCAAAACGATTTAAAGGTTTTAAGAAATTTTactatatttattaaatataatatttttaattaacttattctataaaaagaatatatagTTGTAAAcgtgaaaaaaaaaaaaaaaaaaaatgaatttcatatattataacataatGATAAAGTTTTAATATAGGAAACcgattatataaaaagcATTCATGTATAATATCTTCTAAAATGAAACAATGTTCTTTGCTTTTTGTACATGTTcatcaaataaataaaagaatattttataatataaagaaaatgatatacACCTTcatgataaaaataataataacttaatataaataatattttatacaaaGACAGACATATAAAAAGGGAAAATGAATATTAATGAAACTTTCCATAATCTTTaagtatttatataattatagtTTTACAATAA encodes:
- a CDS encoding zinc finger protein, putative, with the protein product MVHKVEKEKKTEAQETRVVAKEQTHAKEENNESNIAVTEENTISNNGQEIAISKNDQENVPLKSSEERQNASNEEDKELKQIQEFHDISNENEHNENRSFSTSTLSSFFKEYEENSVEQHFFSESTHTEHSMEDSNNVETIANAVTNDVLRSNRSTSYSKQKNELTSVTCYVCGETVDLNIWSDHIFAHNLDSKTMREKYFSNEKRNNANVDCCKKEYNSNCDVDRYEKKENINITNSSLSSSSNGAYDSLNELYRNINDERQKNKIAQKPKEDDNNTNLNISNTTNDDNTKGTNSYDNVRDNFERENIEQGNMFYNGNSKIDTCGYNTSLSNGNETTEIKESSNVNEKRNSEEINLPGTENSKEDMEISKSPKNEANNNDHDNKEKEEKRVNANKEKITQQSRYYIDDNSPINYFGIPFNNKNVFTIRDYMTSNLHDRNTSRIYERSIRMNRTSYYNILENFYKSRLERLQYIRREMYIEYDKFIREIHEKYRRTGEFIYRPTNTNGNYYTDTANANMGNNNMNSGILNNINNHSFNANRKNNMILEQKLYDNKSTESFKNMNRHEVQRINNKNTNMISINSSSNISKDKNNNVTNSHSDDKNNKRNNDNVNIFNGKSIPGTKLNPCNNEINSVNNIMRIKPEEYNNRNTEFKSFKVPTNVNVPIAPYVSLMKRDNLRGFHLNTDQSINKLSKNEQTTQTNINRNTSRMDNRLEILTNTNNNNNNNNDNSSSINNSSKNEVSQKNGKDNENENENKNEDEDKNKNDDHNNKKEDDNDDNNNNNNGSNNSSNNSNNSNNNTNNNSNNSNNSNNNTNNTNNNSNNTNNNSNNTNNNSNNTNNNTNNSNNNTNNNTNNTNNNTNNTNNNTNNTNNSNNNTNNTNNNTNNSNNNNNNNNNNNNTNRNISSNNNRNNNNIYESYGNNILVGRNYIRSPSYDEINSLIRHMYRDKGPIQIIRHGPYCDDQYIVMNPLQTRMRNVNVGHNSNAYDNNRYRTSNGQNYSGGNNNIITTSSSNNRDGNANRDGNTNRDGNANRDGNANRDGNANRDGNTNRDGNTNRDGNANRDGNANRDGNANRDGNTNKDGNANRDGNANRDGNANRDGNTNRDGNANRDGNTNRDGNANRDSDTNRDSDTNRDSDTNGDSDTYGDINTNVIINSSDNAMPGVVTHRVVRNGNQDTIVISVPSTSRCYFALSLQSYRHDNPENSTQGNINSNQNNGMNNPLFFFREGHNFSCVNYDKEKSEHSNLKKCCICCENYQHNDNVIFLPCTHNFHKECILKWISKNTTCPLCKIDLRNSYKK